TGTCACTTGTTTTAGCTTATCGAACTTACCAGGCGACAGGGACGGATAAATTGAATGAAATGCGAGGGATTAAACATGAATAATCTGATTGTCATGCCAATGGCTATCCCTGTCCTGGCGGGTATTCTTTTAATCTTCCTAAGACCTTATGTAAAGGCACAACGATGGATTAGTTTTTTGGTCATGATTGCAAATATCGGGATATCTGTTTATTTATTAAGCTGGATTCAAGCAGATGGCATACAGCGTCTCGACTTCGGAGACTGGCAGCCGCCATTTGGAATCCTGTTCGTTGCAGACTCCTTTTCGGTGATCTTAGTTCTAACTACTAGCATCGTCACGGCTATCTGCTTATTATATGCTTTTTCTTCGGTGGGAAAGTCTTATGAAAATATGTTTTTCTATTCGTTTGTAAACTTTTTAGTGGCCGGTGTTAACGGTTCTTTCCTAACGGGTGATTTGTTTAACCTCTACGTTTGTTTTGAGGTGATGCTTTTAGCTTCCTATGTGTTGATTGCTCTTGGGGGGAGGAAGGTACAATTAAGAGAATCAATGAAATACCTTGTGATTAATATTCTATCTTCCTGGTTCTTCTTAGTAGCAATTGCTTATTTATACGGTACGGTTGGAACCCTTAATATGGCACATCTATCCGAAAGGATCGCTGAGAGTGGGCAAACACCCCTTTTAACGGTCATTAGTATTGTTTTTCTAACTGTATTTGCTTTGAAGTCTGGCCTATTGCTCTACTTTTGGCTGCCTGGGTCATATAGTGTACCAGCTACTGCTGTGTCTGCATTGTTCGGGGCGTTGCTTACGAAGGTCGGTATTTATGTTATGATCCGTACATTTACGCTGCTGTTTTACCATGAACAGCAAATAACCCATCTGCTGATTGGTATTTTAGCGGGTTTAACCTTAATTGGCGGGAGTATCGGCGCAATTGCATATAAGGATATTCGAAAAATTGTTGCCTATAATGTGATCATTGCTGTCGGGTTTATTTTAGTCGGGCTTGCTGTGGCAACTCCCGAGGCGCTGGAGGGTTCAATTTATTATTTAATGCATGACATGATTGTTAAAGCATTATTATTCTTGCTTGCCGGAACGATGATTGTTGTAACTGGTGAAACACGAATTGATAATATGAGTGGTCTTATTCGGAATTATCCATTATTCGGCTGGATTTTCTTTATTGTAATGCTTTCTCTCGCCGGGGTTCCTCCGTTGAGTGGATTTATCGGTAAAGTACTGGTAGGACAAGGTGCGGTGAATAGCGGCTCCTATATCTTACTTGCTTTAGCGTTTATATCCAGTATTTTTGTTCTCTATTCTTTGCTTCGCGTCTTCCTAAACTGTTTTTGGGGAGAGACGATTATTAGTGAGGAAGATGAAACCCCAATGAAAAGGGGCTGGATTATCCCATGTGTTCTGCTGGCTGCTGGAACTGTTCTTTTAGGGTTAGCCGCAGAGCCATTAGCGATTTATGTACAAGATGCAGCAAATACATTAATGAACCCGCAAATTTATATTGATGCGGTTTTAAATGATTAACCAAATTTATTGCGCGTCGCCGGGCTGTAAACTTCTTCTAAAATGAAGAGGGTCAAAACCAGAAAGAGCGTGATGACAAGTGGTAAAAAGCCCGTAAATTCTTAAATCTGTTCAAGGGCCTGCGGGTCTCCCTTGCAGTGCTAACATTCAGCTGGGAGGAAGTTTAACTACTGCTGAATGAAGTTTCACTTTATAAAAAGTTGTTCATACTACAAGAGGAGGTGGATTTAGAGTGCCAGCCCAGTTTTTATTAAACGTGTTTATTGCAGTGCTTTGGACGTTAATTAGTGATGAAACGGAATTGAAATTTACAACGTTAGTAACAGGGTACTTAGTTGGGATTGTCATCGTTTTTCTGATGCATCGTTTCTTTGGTCAACGATTCTACCTCACTCGTTTTTTTGCATTAGTTAAACTGATTCTGATTTTTAACCGTGAATTATTCCATTCAACTGTACTTGTTATTAAACATATTCTAAGTCCTAAGATTAAAATCAAGCCCGGTATTTTTAAATATGAAACAGTGTTAAAGGGAGAATGGGAAGTAACAGCACTTGCCCTGCTGTTGACATTAACACCAGGCTCCGTGGTGATGGAAGTGACCCCGGAGGGAGATACATTCTATATTCATGGAATGGATGTAGAAGAATCAAAGGATATGCTGCTTACATCCTTAGATAAGTTTGAGAAAGCAATTATGGAGGTGTCGAGGTAATGGTTAAAACGATACTTATTATAGCTCTATCGTTTTATGGGATTGCAATTGCCATAAGTGCCTATCGTATTGTCATCGGTCCAAGCTTGCCAGATCGTGTCATTGCCTTGGATATGATAGGAGTAATGCTCGTATCCAGTATCGCGGTTGTATCCGTCTTGCTTGGAACAACTGCCTTTTTAGAGGTAATTCTTATTTTAGCAATTTTAGCGTTTATTAGTACGATTGCCTTCTCTAAGTATATTGAGAGGGGTGTTATCATTGAACGTAAGCGAGATAATTGAGTTTATTGCGGCCGTTTTAATGTTAGCAGGGTCGATAATGGCTGTTATTAGTGCAATCGGGATAATCCGTTTTCCTGATGTTTATACACGTTCACATGCTGGAACAAAAAGCTCAACGTTAGCGGTTCTGTTAACCTTGCTTGGAGCATTCTTATATTTTGCAGTAGCCGAAGCATTTGTTAGTGTCAGACTCTTGCTCGGGATTCTTTTCGTGTTCCTGACTGCTCCGGTAGCTGGACACTTAATTATCAGGGCTGCATACCGGGCGCACGTTGAAATGGCAGATATTACAATAGAAGATGAGCTGAAAGATGTAATCCCGAAAAAAGAGGAAGAAAAGGAACAGTCTCATTTACGTTAATATATCCTATGTTTTAAATAAAGGCATCTGAGACACTTTTATTGTGTTATGGATGTCTTTTCTTTATTGAGTGGATATTTAAGCTGTAAAACAGCTTAAAAGCCGTTTTAGGATATTCATAACGTTGCTTAACCTGTTTAAAAAACATTTAGTGAAAAAGAAAGCGATTATAGTATACTAGTCCGTAAGAGAAATTGATTGGAGAATGATTTATATGGGTGAACGTTTAAAAATTCAGCGTCCAAAGCTATCAAGAGCATTGCAGGAACAAGTATTTCAACATGATGAAGAATTATATTACAATCGCTGCATCATTAAAGATTGCTATATTGATGGGGAAGGTATTGAAAGCATTCGATGCGATGAAGTAGTTTTTAAAAATGTTACGTTTGATGCACTGTCTTTTCATAAAGCGGATTTGCTTGATTGTGTTTTCGATCATTGTGATTTATCGAATGCTGATTTCAGTGAGGGAAGTATACATCGTGTGGAATTTCGGGATTCCAAGCTAATCGGGAGCAACTTTTCCGATGCTTCATTAGAAAATGTTTTGTTTACCTCTTGTCTTGCAAAACTAAGCACATTTGGTTTTTCAAAATTAAAACAGGCAGCCTTTCATAGTTGCTCACTAAATAGTGCTGACTTTTATGAATGCAAGTTTCAGCGTGTCGCATTTACAGCGTGCGATTTGAACGAGGTAAATTTCGCCAACACTCCATTAAAGGGAGTGGATTTGAGTACATGCAACTTTGAAGGACTGCAGGTTACATGGGATAGCTTGCCCGGCTGTATTGTTACGGAAGAACAGGCATTAGGCTTTGC
This region of Oceanobacillus sp. FSL K6-2867 genomic DNA includes:
- a CDS encoding Na+/H+ antiporter subunit E, which encodes MPAQFLLNVFIAVLWTLISDETELKFTTLVTGYLVGIVIVFLMHRFFGQRFYLTRFFALVKLILIFNRELFHSTVLVIKHILSPKIKIKPGIFKYETVLKGEWEVTALALLLTLTPGSVVMEVTPEGDTFYIHGMDVEESKDMLLTSLDKFEKAIMEVSR
- a CDS encoding Na+/H+ antiporter subunit G translates to MNVSEIIEFIAAVLMLAGSIMAVISAIGIIRFPDVYTRSHAGTKSSTLAVLLTLLGAFLYFAVAEAFVSVRLLLGILFVFLTAPVAGHLIIRAAYRAHVEMADITIEDELKDVIPKKEEEKEQSHLR
- a CDS encoding pentapeptide repeat-containing protein, with product MGERLKIQRPKLSRALQEQVFQHDEELYYNRCIIKDCYIDGEGIESIRCDEVVFKNVTFDALSFHKADLLDCVFDHCDLSNADFSEGSIHRVEFRDSKLIGSNFSDASLENVLFTSCLAKLSTFGFSKLKQAAFHSCSLNSADFYECKFQRVAFTACDLNEVNFANTPLKGVDLSTCNFEGLQVTWDSLPGCIVTEEQALGFARVIGLEIKE
- a CDS encoding Na(+)/H(+) antiporter subunit F1, with the translated sequence MVKTILIIALSFYGIAIAISAYRIVIGPSLPDRVIALDMIGVMLVSSIAVVSVLLGTTAFLEVILILAILAFISTIAFSKYIERGVIIERKRDN
- a CDS encoding Na+/H+ antiporter subunit D, whose protein sequence is MNNLIVMPMAIPVLAGILLIFLRPYVKAQRWISFLVMIANIGISVYLLSWIQADGIQRLDFGDWQPPFGILFVADSFSVILVLTTSIVTAICLLYAFSSVGKSYENMFFYSFVNFLVAGVNGSFLTGDLFNLYVCFEVMLLASYVLIALGGRKVQLRESMKYLVINILSSWFFLVAIAYLYGTVGTLNMAHLSERIAESGQTPLLTVISIVFLTVFALKSGLLLYFWLPGSYSVPATAVSALFGALLTKVGIYVMIRTFTLLFYHEQQITHLLIGILAGLTLIGGSIGAIAYKDIRKIVAYNVIIAVGFILVGLAVATPEALEGSIYYLMHDMIVKALLFLLAGTMIVVTGETRIDNMSGLIRNYPLFGWIFFIVMLSLAGVPPLSGFIGKVLVGQGAVNSGSYILLALAFISSIFVLYSLLRVFLNCFWGETIISEEDETPMKRGWIIPCVLLAAGTVLLGLAAEPLAIYVQDAANTLMNPQIYIDAVLND